A portion of the Oligoflexus sp. genome contains these proteins:
- the thiE gene encoding thiamine phosphate synthase: MKTIWTLGGHDPNAVAGVQADLLTARTLGVMTRTLIGSFTAQSDRRVSLSEPVPKPWLKAQWQTLREQEKPAAIKLGLLNHRELLVFLREALAEIPDVPVIADPVLASSSGHNFSRDTLVAAWRELLFLRLTLLTPNIPETEQLLGYRVDDPETVVRAAQDLRSWGLKAVLIKGGHSKAREPADYFDDGERPFWLVGKRVSRDYRGTGCTLAAAISAQLSKGLSLREAVITAHGFLQTMLARSSAQDAPYLQYEQKPFRSSGLSYHSADGLPQAFAPVSKIGFYPIVPDLIWLKRLVDAGVPSIQLRMKDVPADQVLTSVREAVAYCRDRGVQLFINDYWQLAIECHAFGVHLGQEDLDRLTPREIRTLQKSGLRLGVSTHSYEEAARAVALQPSYIALGPIFHTTCKSMAFGPQGMERVQEWKELCGDIPLVAIGGLKLEHAPTLLGYGASGLSVITDVLAHENPEARVQEWLNSFASYPAQ, encoded by the coding sequence ATGAAAACGATATGGACTCTGGGCGGGCATGATCCGAATGCCGTCGCGGGCGTGCAGGCGGATCTTCTGACCGCGCGAACTCTGGGAGTGATGACGCGGACTTTGATCGGCAGCTTCACGGCGCAATCCGATCGTCGCGTCAGCCTGAGCGAACCCGTGCCCAAGCCCTGGCTTAAAGCGCAATGGCAAACACTGCGGGAGCAGGAAAAACCGGCTGCCATTAAACTTGGTCTTTTGAATCATCGCGAACTTCTGGTCTTTCTGCGGGAAGCCTTGGCGGAAATACCGGACGTGCCGGTGATCGCGGATCCCGTCCTGGCATCCAGTTCCGGGCATAATTTTTCCCGCGACACCCTGGTCGCCGCCTGGCGCGAACTGCTTTTTTTGCGTCTGACTCTCCTGACGCCGAATATTCCAGAAACCGAGCAGCTCCTCGGATACCGCGTGGATGATCCGGAAACCGTTGTGCGGGCCGCTCAGGACTTACGATCCTGGGGATTGAAGGCCGTTTTGATTAAAGGCGGGCACAGCAAAGCGCGGGAACCAGCCGATTACTTCGATGATGGCGAGCGTCCCTTCTGGTTGGTGGGAAAGCGCGTGAGTCGCGATTATCGCGGGACCGGCTGCACCCTGGCCGCAGCAATCAGCGCGCAGCTGAGCAAGGGTCTTTCCCTGCGTGAAGCTGTGATCACAGCTCATGGTTTTCTGCAGACCATGCTGGCCCGGAGTTCGGCTCAGGACGCGCCGTACCTTCAGTATGAGCAGAAACCTTTCCGTTCATCAGGACTCAGTTATCATTCCGCAGACGGTCTGCCGCAGGCTTTCGCCCCCGTATCGAAGATCGGTTTTTATCCGATCGTGCCTGATCTTATCTGGCTCAAGCGCCTTGTCGATGCCGGTGTTCCGAGCATTCAGCTGCGCATGAAGGATGTCCCGGCGGATCAGGTGCTGACCTCTGTTCGTGAAGCGGTCGCGTATTGCCGCGACCGTGGCGTGCAGCTCTTCATCAATGACTACTGGCAGCTTGCCATCGAATGTCATGCTTTTGGTGTGCATCTGGGTCAGGAGGATCTGGATCGTCTTACGCCGCGGGAGATTCGTACGCTGCAAAAAAGCGGCCTGCGCCTGGGCGTCAGCACGCATTCCTATGAAGAGGCGGCACGCGCCGTGGCCCTGCAGCCCTCTTATATCGCGCTGGGTCCGATCTTTCACACGACATGCAAATCCATGGCCTTTGGTCCCCAGGGGATGGAGCGGGTCCAGGAGTGGAAGGAGCTTTGCGGCGACATTCCCCTTGTGGCGATTGGTGGGCTGAAGCTGGAGCATGCGCCGACGCTCCTCGGCTACGGAGCCTCGGGCCTTTCTGTTATTACCGATGTCCTGGCCCATGAGAACCCGGAAGCCCGCGTCCAGGAGTGGTTGAATTCCTTCGCCTCGTATCCAGCGCAGTGA
- a CDS encoding thiazole synthase produces the protein MWTLADRSIQSRLFLGTARYPSPDILQQSIKASGTNVVTVSLRRESAQENTGNRFWDYLRQTGSHILPNTAGCLSVREAILTAHMSRELFQTNWIKLEVIGNDDTLQPDPFGTVEAARILCNEGFEVFPYTTDDLVVAEKLLSVGCRIIMPWGSPIGTGQGLRNIEALRTLRERLPEATLVVDAGIGRPSHAAQALEMGYDAVLVNTAVALAHDPIKMAQAFGAAVEAGRLGYESGMMQPSSRAHASSPTVGLPFWHQEGAH, from the coding sequence ATGTGGACCCTGGCTGATCGAAGCATTCAAAGTCGCCTTTTTTTAGGCACCGCCCGTTATCCGAGTCCTGATATTCTGCAGCAGTCCATCAAAGCGTCCGGCACCAATGTCGTGACGGTCTCCCTGCGCCGCGAATCAGCCCAGGAAAACACCGGCAATCGCTTCTGGGATTATCTTCGTCAAACCGGCAGTCATATCCTGCCGAATACGGCCGGCTGCCTTTCGGTGCGCGAAGCCATCCTTACCGCGCATATGTCGCGGGAACTTTTTCAGACGAACTGGATCAAGCTCGAAGTCATCGGCAATGATGATACGCTGCAGCCCGATCCTTTCGGAACTGTGGAAGCGGCGCGCATCCTGTGCAACGAAGGCTTTGAAGTCTTCCCCTATACGACCGATGACCTTGTGGTCGCAGAGAAACTGCTGTCGGTCGGTTGCCGCATTATCATGCCCTGGGGTTCACCGATTGGAACGGGACAAGGCCTTAGAAATATCGAGGCCCTTCGCACTCTCAGAGAGCGCTTACCGGAAGCGACTTTGGTAGTGGACGCAGGAATCGGTCGTCCTTCTCATGCCGCGCAGGCTCTGGAAATGGGTTATGATGCCGTCCTGGTGAATACCGCTGTGGCCCTTGCGCATGATCCCATTAAGATGGCTCAAGCCTTCGGTGCTGCGGTCGAGGCCGGACGCCTGGGTTATGAATCGGGCATGATGCAGCCCTCGTCGCGGGCCCATGCCTCGTCGCCGACGGTTGGACTTCCTTTCTGGCATCAGGAAGGGGCTCACTGA
- the thiS gene encoding sulfur carrier protein ThiS yields MQVRINGQFRQLNGPTSIETLLEELGYRNRFVAVALNQQCIPKQQFQDKLVKDQDEVEILAPMAGG; encoded by the coding sequence ATGCAAGTTCGCATCAATGGACAATTTCGCCAGCTCAATGGACCGACAAGCATTGAAACGCTGCTCGAGGAACTCGGCTACCGCAATCGTTTCGTAGCGGTCGCCCTGAATCAGCAGTGCATACCCAAACAACAATTTCAGGACAAACTCGTCAAGGACCAGGATGAAGTCGAAATCCTGGCACCGATGGCGGGAGGATGA
- a CDS encoding FAD-dependent oxidoreductase: MTKQAAIAGAGIMGLLAARELLDLGWKVHIFEKRTEADYHRSTSFAAAGMLVPFTELESSDPMTHAMGMEALEFWPQIMADIGEKVHFQRNGSLILSHMRDRPLFDQVTQRIIQKVPKEYYQWVRVGDIEPELGETFEKGLYLPLEAHLDNTELMPALLRYLQRGDCRILFGEHVEQLMPHIIETSKGSTIYDLVIDCRGIGAQKALPDLRGVRGEAFLVEAPAVRFERPVKLMHPRYGIYIVPRADHRYYIGATMIESTSDAPITVRSALELLSAAYSIHKGFGEATILNTYSGLRPALPHNEPRMFCQPGRISINGLFRHGFLVAPSLARCLRLYLEDKPLPHPQLLQFH, from the coding sequence ATGACTAAACAGGCAGCCATAGCCGGCGCAGGAATTATGGGACTTCTGGCAGCTCGCGAGCTGCTGGACCTCGGGTGGAAAGTCCATATATTTGAAAAAAGGACGGAAGCGGATTACCACCGTTCCACCAGTTTTGCCGCTGCCGGCATGCTGGTCCCTTTTACGGAATTGGAAAGCTCGGATCCCATGACCCATGCGATGGGTATGGAAGCCTTGGAATTCTGGCCTCAGATCATGGCCGATATCGGGGAGAAGGTTCATTTCCAAAGAAATGGCAGCCTCATCCTCTCGCATATGCGCGATCGGCCGCTGTTTGATCAGGTCACGCAGCGCATCATTCAAAAAGTTCCGAAGGAATACTATCAGTGGGTTCGGGTCGGCGATATCGAGCCCGAGCTGGGTGAGACTTTTGAAAAAGGCCTCTATCTGCCGCTCGAAGCCCATCTCGATAACACGGAACTGATGCCGGCGCTTTTGCGTTATCTGCAGCGTGGCGACTGCCGCATCCTCTTCGGTGAGCATGTCGAGCAGCTGATGCCACACATCATCGAAACCAGCAAGGGCAGCACCATCTATGACCTTGTGATCGACTGCCGGGGCATCGGCGCGCAGAAGGCCTTGCCTGACCTGCGCGGCGTGCGCGGCGAAGCCTTTTTGGTGGAAGCGCCCGCGGTTCGTTTCGAGCGCCCGGTGAAGCTGATGCATCCGCGTTACGGTATTTACATCGTGCCGCGCGCGGATCATCGTTATTACATAGGCGCGACCATGATTGAATCGACGAGCGACGCGCCCATCACGGTGCGTTCGGCGCTTGAACTCTTATCGGCCGCCTATTCCATTCACAAGGGTTTTGGTGAAGCGACGATACTCAATACCTATAGCGGGCTGCGTCCGGCACTGCCGCACAACGAGCCGCGCATGTTCTGTCAGCCGGGCCGCATTTCCATCAACGGACTCTTCCGTCATGGATTTTTGGTGGCTCCGAGCCTGGCGCGCTGCCTGCGACTTTATTTGGAAGATAAACCGCTGCCGCATCCCCAGCTTCTGCAATTTCATTGA